The Coregonus clupeaformis isolate EN_2021a unplaced genomic scaffold, ASM2061545v1 scaf0119, whole genome shotgun sequence genome includes a window with the following:
- the LOC121570370 gene encoding interferon-induced protein 44-like has protein sequence MGFGESKPAAPAPAPAPAPAPAPAPAPPKVFDEPWRNTPWDGRDKLLEDLRAYVPCNPDIEHVRILLDGPIGAGKSSFINSINNVFQNKITMKAQVDSAMADKSFTTIYKTHKIENRKTGIYYPFVFNDVMGFEKQSGKGVNEDDLIKALTGHVKEGHKFNPIHPLTEGDLGYNKSPSPSDRAHCLVSLIPADKIALMDDDVIKKMRAIRVKASELGIPQMVILTRADMACPLVKDNLRNMYLSKYIKEKMEKCSIRLGVPVNCILPVRNYHEEIDLDNEMDVMLLRALKQMVNFGDDFLKEMEQS, from the exons ATGGGATTTGGTGAATCAAAACcagcagccccagccccagccccagccccagccccagccccagccccagccccagctccaccTAAAG TTTTTGACGAACCATGGAGGAACACACCCTGGGA TGGAAGAGATAAGTTGTTGGAGGACCTGAGGGCATATGTTCCATGTAACCCTGACATAGAACATGTTAGGATTCTGCTAGATGGACCGATCGGAGCGGGCAAATCCAGCTTCATCAACTCCATCAACAATGTCTTTCAGAATAAAATTACAATGAAAGCCCAGGTTGATTCTGCAATGGCTGATAAAAGCTTCACCACAATA TACAAAACACACAAAATTGAGAATCGAAAAACTGGAATCTATTACCCGTTTGTCTTCAATGATGTCATGGGTTTTGAGAAACAGAGTGGCAAAGGAGTGAATGAAGATGACCTCATCAAAGCACTGACAGGACATGTAAAAGAGGGTCACAAG TTCAATCCGATTCATCCACTGACCGAAGGCGATTTGGGCTACAATAAATCTCCCAGTCCAAGTGACAGAGCCCACTGCCTGGTCAGTCTGATTCCAGCAGATAAGATTGCGCTCATGGATGATGATGTCATCAAGAAGATGAGGGCCATTAGAGTAAAGGCCAGTGAATTGG GAATTCCCCAAATGGTCATCCTCACCAGGGCTGATATGGCTTGTCCATTGGTGAAAGACAACTTGAGAAATATGTATCTAAGCAAGTATATCAAGGAGAAG ATGGAGAAATGCAGTATAAGGCTGGGTGTCCCAGTGAACTGCATCCTTCCTGTGAGGAACTACCATGAGGAAATCGACTTGGACAACGAGATGGATGTGATGCTATTGAGAGCACTGAAGCAGATGGTCAACTTTGGAGACGATTTCCTAAAGGAGATGGAACAATCTTAA